One window of Leopardus geoffroyi isolate Oge1 chromosome B3, O.geoffroyi_Oge1_pat1.0, whole genome shotgun sequence genomic DNA carries:
- the FSCB gene encoding fibrous sheath CABYR-binding protein: MEESDEPDQPISAGRQEIRKRRRPSQPMVDKSQQTEVTEKKKNLPISQSSGPKATLSIGNIPGSKVNCESFRVSSQLRQTWTKRKHVQDMTDKSLQTDTIVEEKKEIKPVGETVVPEEMPAALGEAVPEFPESVQEVEILTSRHSIQFKIDRSQQTSCTGDWTMMNIPQKETVDREQQTYFSESEIVVIGRPDSSFSKSNEVVQKRKSSGKIFISEHPELQPSTSRDEAIRQVGISRSSFSQQSKKGSLVPLEDEQYVLGEVQPPIAEEVSAEVQPTPAADIIAGKSATELQPPQIEEAPTEKGPATVQPTLGEEALSEGPPAEVQSPQVEEAPVQPFPDEETPEEEAPAKVESISAEEAFSEEPLSAVEVPAEEAPAEVQSPPAEEAPAEEAPAEVQSPPAEESPAEEAPDEDQSPPAEESPAEEAPAEVQSLPAEQAPAEEAPAEVQSLPAEQAPAEVAPAEVHSPLTEEVPAEEAPAEVQSLPAEEAPAEEAPAEVHSPLAEEVPAEEAPAEVQSLPAEETPTEEASAEVQSLPAEVQSLPAEQAPAESLPAEVQSLPAEEAPAEEAPAEVHSPLAEEVPAEEAPAEVQSPPAEEAPAEEAPAEVQSLSAEQAPAEEAPAEVQSLSAEQAPAEEAPAEDQSPPAEESPAEEAPAEVQSLPAEEAPAEVAPAEVQSLPAEEAPAEEAPAENQSPPAEETPTEEASAEVQSLPAEEGPEEEAPAEVQSPPAEAQVEVYSPPAEEAPVEEARAEVQFPPAEETPAGEAPAEVQSPPAEEAPAEESPYEVLAPPTEAPAEVQSLPAEEAPEQNTSYEIWSPSAEEASAELRSPSTEDTTLEMVSVDKQFPEAKEDFITQISVENDLIPPSEQTAAYEALVDHVSTEYQNLQTDVPGIKLESKVLEDQQKLEEPLELDPVPEDLSNIKKEQVPTFEIEGVIHVQLE, encoded by the exons atggaagaaagtgATGAACCTGATCAGCCTATCTCAGCAGGGAGGCAAGAAATTCGAAAGAGAAGACGACCCAGTCAACCAATGGTAGATAAATCCCAGCAGACCgaagtgacagagaaaaagaaaaatttgcctATATCACAATCATCTGGCCCTAAAGCTACCCTTAGTATTGGTAACATTCCTGGAAGTAAAGTCAACTGTGAGTCTTTCAGAGTATCTTCTCAACTTCGGCAAACTTGGACAAAGAGAAAGCATGTACAGGATATGACTGATAAATCTCTGCAAACAGACACTattgtagaagagaaaaaagaaatcaaaccagTTGGTGAAACAGTGGTACCTGAAGAAATGCCAGCTGCTCTTGGAGAAGCAGTCCCTGAATTTCCAGAAAGTGTTCAGGAAGTAGAAATTCTGACAAGCAGACActcaattcaattcaaaatagACAGATCTCAGCAGACTAGTTGTACTGGAGACTGGACAATGATGAACATTCCTCAAAAGGAAACAGTCGACAGAGAACAGCAGACGTACTTTAGTGAATCAGAAATAGTGGTAATTGGTAGGCCAGATAGCTCTTTTTCAAAGTCAAATGAAGTTGTGCAGAAACGTAAATCCTCAGGGAAGATTTTCATTAGTGAACATCCTGAATTGCAACCCTCAACAAGTAGAGATGAAGCAATTAGGCAGGTAGGTATTAGCAGATCTTCATTTAGTCAGCAAAGCAAAAAAGGCAGTTTGGTACCTTTAGAAGATGAGCAGTACGTTCTAGGTGAGGTCCAGCCTCCCATTGCAGAGGAGGTCTCTGCTGAAGTGCAACCTACACCAGCTGCGGACATTATTGCAGGGAAGTCCGCTACTGAACTTCAGCCTCCACAAATTGAGGAGGCTCCAACAGAAAAGGGCCCTGCCACAGTACAGCCAACCCTGGGTGAAGAGGCTCTTTCAGAAGGGCCTCCTGCTGAAGTTCAGTCTCCACAAGTTGAAGAAGCTCCTGTACAGCCTTTCCCAGATGAGGAGACTCCTGAAGAAGAGGCCCCTGCTAAAGTAGAGTCTATCTCTGCTGAAGAGGCTTTTTCAGAAGAGCCTCTATCAGCTGTGGAGGTCCCTGCAGAAGAGGCCCCAGCTGAAGTTCAGTCTCCACCAGCTGAAGAGGCCCCTGCAGAAGAGGCCCCAGCTGAAGTTCAGTCTCCACCAGCTGAAGAGTCCCCTGCAGAGGAGGCCCCAGATGAAGATCAGTCTCCACCAGCTGAGGAGTCCCCTGCAGAGGAGGCCCCAGCTGAAGTTCAGTCTCTACCAGCTGAACAGGCCCCTGCAGAGGAGGCCCCAGCTGAAG TTCAGTCTCTACCAGCTGAACAGGCCCCTGCAGAGGTGGCCCCAGCTGAAGTTCATTCTCCACTAACTGAGGAGGTCCCTGCAGAAGAGGCCCCAGCTGAAGTTCAGTCTCTACCAGCTGAAGAGGCCCCTGCAGAGGAGGCCCCAGCTGAAGTTCATTCTCCACTAGCTGAGGAGGTCCCTGCAGAAGAGGCCCCAGCTGAAGTTCAGTCTCTACCAGCTGAGGAGACCCCTACAGAGGAGGCCTCAGCTGAAGTTCAGTCTCTACCAGCTGAAGTTCAGTCTCTACCAGCTGAACAGGCCCCTGCAGAG TCTCTACCAGCTGAAGTTCAGTCTCTACCAGCTGAAGAGGCCCCTGCAGAGGAGGCCCCAGCTGAAGTTCATTCTCCACTAGCTGAGGAGGTCCCTGCAGAAGAGGCCCCAGCTGAAGTTCAGTCTCCACCAGCTGAAGAGGCCCCTGCAGAGGAGGCCCCAGCTGAAGTTCAGTCTCTATCAGCTGAACAGGCCCCTGCAGAGGAGGCCCCAGCTGAAGTTCAGTCTCTATCAGCTGAACAGGCCCCTGCAGAGGAGGCCCCAGCTGAAGATCAGTCTCCACCAGCTGAGGAGTCCCCTGCAGAGGAGGCCCCAGCTGAAGTTCAGTCTCTACCAGCTGAAGAGGCCCCTGCAGAGGTGGCCCCAGCTGAAGTTCAGTCTCTACCAGCTGAGGAGGCCCCTGCAGAGGAGGCCCCAGCTGAAAATCAGTCTCCACCAGCTGAGGAGACCCCTACAGAGGAGGCCTCAGCTGAAGTTCAGTCTCTACCAGCTGAGGAGGGCCCTGAAGAGGAGGCCCCAGCTGAAGTTCAGTCTCCACCAGCTGAGGCCCAAGTTGAAGTTTATTCTCCACCAGCTGAGGAGGCCCCTGTAGAAGAGGCCCGAGCTGAGGTTCAGTTTCCACCAGCTGAGGAGACCCCTGCAGGGGAGGCTCCAGCTGAAGTTCAGTCCCCACCCGCTGAAGAGGCCCCTGCAGAGGAGTCCCCATATGAAGTTCTGGCTCCACCAACTGAGGCCCCAGCTGAAGTTCAGTCTCTACCAGCTGAGGAGGCTCCTGAACAAAATACCTCATATGAAATTTGGTCTCCATCAGCTGAGGAGGCCTCTGCTGAACTTCGGTCTCCGTCAACTGAAGACACTACTTTAGAAATGGTCTCTGTTGACAAACAGTTTCCAGAAGCCAAGGAGGACTTTATTACACAAATCTCTGTAGAAAATGACCTTATTCCACCATCTGAACAAACTGCTGCATATGAGGCTCTGGTAGACCATGTGTCTACTGAATATCAAAATCTCCAGACTGATGTCCCAGGGATAAAATTAGAATCAAAGGTTTTGGAAGATCAGCAAAAACTCGAAGAGCCTTTGGAACTGGATCCTGTCCCTGAAGATTTGTCTAATATCAAGAAAGAACAGGTTCCTACCTTTGAAATAGAGGGTGTCATCCATGTACAACTAGAATAG